A genomic window from Streptomyces mirabilis includes:
- a CDS encoding PadR family transcriptional regulator, producing MLELSILGFLFEEPLHGYELKERIKALSSHVRPVSDGALYPAITRLVAAGQLDQHTEPGSGAAPRRILSLTEKGRADLLERLRHPKQAEITDHVRFNTLLAFLRHLPDPREQAAVLRRRQEFLLTPASFFYRDGEPVRAEEAGDLFRQGMLRVARATGEAEREWLAEAIARLDTATG from the coding sequence ATGCTGGAGCTGTCGATCCTCGGATTTCTGTTCGAAGAGCCCTTGCACGGCTATGAGTTGAAGGAGCGCATCAAGGCGCTCAGCAGCCATGTCCGCCCGGTCAGCGACGGCGCGCTCTACCCGGCGATCACCCGCCTGGTGGCCGCAGGACAGCTGGACCAGCACACGGAGCCCGGCAGCGGCGCCGCCCCGCGTCGCATCCTGTCGCTCACCGAGAAGGGCCGTGCGGACCTCCTGGAGCGGCTGCGCCACCCCAAGCAGGCCGAGATCACCGACCACGTCCGCTTCAACACCCTGCTGGCGTTCCTGCGCCACCTCCCGGACCCGCGGGAGCAGGCCGCGGTCCTGCGCCGCCGCCAGGAGTTCCTTCTGACGCCCGCGAGCTTCTTCTACCGGGACGGCGAGCCCGTACGGGCGGAGGAGGCCGGCGACCTGTTCCGGCAGGGGATGCTGCGGGTGGCGCGGGCGACGGGCGAGGCGGAGCGGGAGTGGCTCGCCGAGGCCATCGCCCGACTGGACACGGCGACGGGCTGA
- a CDS encoding MATE family efflux transporter: MNAHRKQLISLAHPVYLSLLASVAAGIINTVWVSRLGGPAVAAVAVATNSENVLLGVALVFASGTTVLVAHARGARDPGALRAAVRGGGALCAVVTPVVAVGGYLLREPLARLVLGGDGHALALAVAYFGISLPGIAVFFAQNLVDGILKGAGDTRTPMRLALLANGLILGLDPLLIHAYGVRGAAASTVLCRCVALAAGLRALRRNAPLREAAAVRPAEPTGPALRRTLRTGLPMSADFTVRQGGALVLVAIVARLGVTAVAAYSIAYKVMYVATMAFYAVRQAASIHTAHTRGTGRDERGAIGRQAVIVSGAVGLVAAVLLGAFAPWITRAFGAGGAVAHDGVLFLRCVGPYLPLMACFIALGGVFEGSGGAPLLLRVTLLGTAVQLPLAYALSGLGLPGICLALALSMAVQCTAVGLLLARARRRQEELRRSLLRVA, translated from the coding sequence GTGAACGCCCACCGGAAGCAGCTCATATCGCTCGCCCACCCCGTGTACCTCTCCCTGCTCGCCTCCGTCGCCGCCGGGATCATCAACACCGTCTGGGTCTCCCGGCTCGGCGGTCCCGCCGTGGCCGCCGTCGCCGTCGCGACCAACTCCGAGAACGTGCTCCTCGGCGTCGCCCTGGTCTTCGCCTCCGGCACGACCGTCCTCGTCGCCCACGCCAGAGGGGCCCGGGATCCGGGCGCGCTCCGGGCGGCCGTACGCGGCGGAGGGGCCCTGTGCGCGGTCGTGACGCCCGTGGTCGCCGTGGGCGGATACCTGCTGCGCGAGCCGCTGGCCCGACTGGTCCTGGGCGGCGACGGGCACGCCCTGGCCCTGGCGGTCGCCTACTTCGGGATCTCCCTGCCGGGCATCGCCGTCTTCTTCGCGCAGAACCTCGTCGACGGCATCCTGAAGGGCGCCGGTGACACCCGCACCCCGATGCGCCTCGCCCTGCTGGCCAACGGGCTGATTCTCGGCCTCGACCCGCTGCTCATCCACGCGTACGGCGTCCGGGGCGCCGCCGCCTCCACGGTCCTGTGCCGCTGCGTCGCCCTCGCCGCCGGCCTGCGCGCCCTGCGCCGCAACGCGCCGCTGCGCGAGGCCGCGGCCGTCCGCCCCGCCGAGCCCACCGGCCCCGCGCTGCGCCGCACCCTGCGGACCGGACTGCCCATGTCCGCCGACTTCACCGTGCGCCAGGGCGGGGCGCTGGTCCTGGTCGCGATCGTGGCCCGGCTCGGGGTGACGGCCGTGGCCGCGTACTCCATCGCGTACAAGGTCATGTACGTCGCGACCATGGCCTTCTACGCGGTGCGGCAGGCCGCCTCGATCCACACCGCGCACACCCGGGGCACCGGCCGGGACGAGCGGGGTGCGATCGGGCGGCAGGCGGTGATCGTCTCCGGGGCGGTGGGCCTGGTGGCAGCCGTCCTGCTCGGCGCGTTCGCCCCCTGGATCACGCGGGCCTTCGGAGCCGGGGGCGCGGTCGCCCACGACGGTGTGCTGTTCCTGCGCTGCGTCGGCCCGTACCTGCCGCTGATGGCCTGCTTCATCGCGTTGGGCGGGGTCTTCGAGGGGAGCGGGGGAGCCCCGTTGTTGCTGCGGGTGACACTGCTCGGCACCGCGGTCCAGCTGCCCCTGGCGTACGCCCTGTCGGGGCTCGGACTGCCCGGGATCTGTCTGGCGCTGGCACTGTCCATGGCGGTGCAGTGCACGGCCGTCGGACTGCTTCTCGCCCGCGCCCGCCGCCGTCAGGAGGAGCTCAGGCGCTCCTTGCTGCGGGTGGCCTGA